The following are encoded together in the Patescibacteria group bacterium genome:
- a CDS encoding prepilin peptidase: MGLIFFFSFFVFLLGLATGSFLNSIIYRLQTKESFLLTRSYCPHCKHKLNWQDLIPLLSFLILKGKCRYCKNKISLQYPLVELATGTLFVLVGYYTFPNLLVTSYRLLITSFLIIIFVSDLKYYIIPDKIIYPAIGIAFIYNILYSHLKFHDFHFFLNSLLAAFIASAFFLFIFLLSRGKWMGFGDVKLGFFVGLFLGWLNILVALFLAFFIGAIIGVGLILTGKKKLKSEVPFGPFLVTGTFIAFFWGNNLISWYLGLFLL, from the coding sequence ATGGGATTGATTTTCTTTTTTTCATTTTTTGTCTTTCTTCTCGGATTGGCTACCGGTTCTTTTTTAAATTCCATAATTTATCGTCTTCAGACCAAGGAAAGTTTTTTACTCACCCGTTCTTATTGTCCTCATTGTAAGCATAAATTAAATTGGCAAGATTTAATTCCTCTTTTAAGCTTTCTAATTTTAAAGGGAAAATGCCGATATTGTAAAAATAAGATTTCATTACAATATCCCTTAGTAGAGCTCGCCACCGGAACACTATTTGTTCTTGTGGGCTATTATACTTTTCCAAATTTACTGGTTACCAGTTACCGATTACTAATTACTAGTTTTCTAATCATTATTTTTGTTTCTGATTTAAAATACTATATTATTCCTGACAAAATAATTTATCCAGCAATCGGCATTGCCTTCATATATAATATTCTTTATTCACACTTAAAATTTCATGATTTCCATTTCTTTTTGAATAGTTTATTGGCAGCCTTTATTGCCAGCGCTTTCTTTCTCTTTATTTTTCTTCTTTCTCGAGGTAAATGGATGGGATTTGGTGATGTTAAATTAGGTTTTTTTGTGGGTCTTTTTCTGGGTTGGCTCAATATTTTGGTTGCTTTATTTTTAGCTTTTTTTATTGGTGCTATAATAGGAGTAGGCCTGATTTTAACCGGTAAAAAGAAATTAAAATCAGAAGTTCCCTTTGGACCATTTTTGGTAACAGGAACATTTATTGCCTTTTTCTGGGGTAACAACTTAATTAGTTGGTATCTGGGCCTATTTTTGTTATAA